The Malus domestica chromosome 10, GDT2T_hap1 genome contains a region encoding:
- the LOC103432639 gene encoding probable caffeine synthase MTL2, translated as MELEQVLHMNGGVGKTSYASNSLHPRAVISLVKPIVNASIEQLCSKLFSDCLKIADLGCSSGPNTLLVVSDIIHNIHAAFQKLNRPSPTIQVFLNDLPGNDFNTVFRSLPGFYKKFEEEQKLGPCFVTAMPGSFYGRLFPNNSLHFIHSNYALMWISEAPKGLITKDGEGLNKQNIYIAKTSPHDVYKLYLEQFKKDFTVFLRSRAEEQVSGGSMVLTTMGSIKSHDPLCIWEVVGLKLNDMVLEGLIEEEKLDTFDLPYYAPTTKEVEDMIEAEGSFTLQSLEVFKNDWDSYIKHADSGLDKKARAAVIATDIRAVGEPILATQFGDEAMDDLFRRFEEDVLDHMEMENCQYINLVISLTKKR; from the exons ATGGAGCTAGAGCAAGTGCTTCACATGAATGGAGGAGTTGGGAAAACAAGCTATGCAAGCAACTCACTACATCCA AGAGCTGTGATTTCATTGGTGAAGCCCATAGTTAATGCAAGCATAGAGCAGCTTTGCAGCAAACTCTTCTCTGACTGTTTGAAAATAGCAGACTTGGGATGCTCTTCCGGACCCAACACCCTTTTGGTGGTATCAGATATCATACACAACATCCATGCCGCTTTCCAAAAACTGAACCGTCCATCTCCTACCATCCAAGTCTTCTTGAATGATCTTCCCGGGAACGATTTCAACACTGTGTTCAGGTCATTGCCAGGGTTCTATAAGAAATTTGAGGAAGAACAGAAGTTAGGGCCATGTTTCGTTACTGCAATGCCTGGTTCTTTCTATGGCAGGCTCTTTCCAAACAATTCTCTCCACTTTATTCACTCTAATTATGCCCTTATGTGGATCTCTGAG GCTCCAAAAGGTTTGATCACCAAGGACGGAGAGGGACTAAACAAGCAGAACATATATATAGCGAAGACAAGCCCGCATGATGTGTATAAGCTGTAtttggagcaattcaaaaaggACTTCACAGTGTTTTTGAGGTCACGAGCAGAAGAGCAGGTCTCCGGAGGAAGTATGGTCCTCACAACAATGGGCAGCATAAAGAGCCATGATCCACTTTGCATTTGGGAAGTTGTCGGACTTAAACTCAATGATATGGTTTTAGAG GGTTTGATTGAGGAGGAAAAATTGGACACATTCGATCTGCCATATTATGCACCTACAACAAAGGAAGTTGAAGATATGATCGAGGCGGAAGGATCTTTTACTTTGCAAAGCCTTGAAGTTTTCAAAAATGATTGGGACTCTTATATAAAGCATGCTGACAGTGGCCTTGATAAAAAGGCCAGGGCTGCCGTAATTGCCACTGATATAAGGGCTGTGGGAGAGCCTATTCTGGCAACCCAATTCGGAGATGAAGCTATGGACGATTTGTTTCGCCGGTTCGAAGAAGATGTCCTTGATCACATGGAAATGGAGAATTGCCAGTACATTAACCTGGTTATCTCGTTGACAAAGAAGCGTTGA